The following proteins come from a genomic window of Synergistota bacterium:
- a CDS encoding DUF4234 domain-containing protein — protein MKINSWAFPIYAFLYAFGAIIPVLNVMNIPALIFLAIYLHSLFSVSSDLSKFKNMIYFHLLGGIPFPIPEIRERNVIVVAILSIITLNIYWLYLLIKLTKEISNFINADMKIRKHLTETLK, from the coding sequence ATGAAAATAAACTCTTGGGCTTTTCCCATTTATGCGTTTCTTTATGCTTTTGGAGCTATAATTCCTGTATTAAATGTAATGAATATACCAGCATTAATATTCTTAGCCATATACTTACACTCGTTATTTTCCGTGAGTTCTGACCTTTCAAAGTTTAAAAATATGATCTACTTCCATCTCTTAGGTGGCATACCATTCCCAATACCAGAAATAAGAGAAAGAAACGTAATAGTAGTTGCTATACTTTCCATCATAACACTCAATATATATTGGCTTTACCTCCTGATAAAGCTCACCAAAGAAATATCAAATTTCATAAACGCCGATATGAAAATAAGAAAACACTTAACAGAGACTTTAAAATAA
- a CDS encoding thiamine pyrophosphate-dependent enzyme — translation MPLTVRDLLKREEKFVYGHRLCPGCGAALTARLTMLAINEPVVVSCATGCLEVSTTIYPYTAWRVSWIHSAFENAAATISGVEAAYRALKKKGKISKDVKFVAFGGDGGTYDIGLQSLSGALERGHDFLYICYNNEGYMNTGAQRSGGTPMCADTTTAPVGKVIPGKTQWRKDLTAIVAGHHIPYVAQTTLHNPLDLVNKVRKAIETPGPAFINVLAPCVRFWRVDPADMIKLCKLAVDTCFWPVFEIINDEWKLSYKPKEKKPIEEFLKIQGRFRHLFVPEKRHLIDEIQKHVDREWNFVLKMCGETV, via the coding sequence ATGCCTTTAACTGTTAGAGACCTTCTTAAAAGGGAAGAAAAGTTCGTTTATGGACATAGATTGTGTCCTGGTTGTGGAGCAGCTTTAACGGCCAGACTAACCATGCTCGCTATTAATGAGCCTGTTGTGGTTTCTTGTGCTACGGGTTGTCTTGAGGTTTCTACAACTATTTACCCTTATACTGCTTGGAGAGTTTCCTGGATTCATAGCGCTTTCGAGAATGCTGCTGCTACGATATCTGGAGTAGAAGCTGCCTATAGGGCTCTAAAAAAGAAGGGTAAGATAAGCAAAGATGTGAAGTTTGTGGCTTTTGGCGGTGATGGTGGAACCTACGATATAGGACTTCAGTCGCTTTCTGGAGCCCTTGAGAGAGGACATGATTTCCTATACATATGCTATAACAATGAGGGTTATATGAATACAGGGGCTCAGAGATCCGGAGGAACTCCGATGTGTGCTGATACAACTACTGCACCTGTTGGAAAAGTTATACCTGGTAAAACACAGTGGAGAAAGGATCTGACTGCTATAGTTGCTGGTCATCATATACCTTATGTTGCTCAAACTACATTACATAACCCTCTAGATCTGGTTAATAAGGTAAGGAAAGCTATCGAGACACCGGGACCTGCCTTTATAAACGTCCTTGCTCCTTGCGTAAGGTTCTGGAGGGTAGATCCTGCAGATATGATTAAACTCTGTAAGCTTGCTGTTGACACTTGCTTCTGGCCTGTGTTTGAAATTATCAATGACGAGTGGAAGCTTTCTTACAAACCTAAGGAGAAAAAACCTATCGAAGAATTCCTGAAAATTCAGGGAAGGTTCCGTCACCTATTTGTTCCTGAAAAAAGACATCTTATTGATGAAATACAGAAGCATGTAGATAGGGAATGGAACTTCGTTCTTAAAATGTGTGGGGAAACTGTCTAG
- the porD gene encoding pyruvate synthase subunit PorD, translated as MSLKGWKELPPGGVILEAGNSIKYKTGTWRSIRPVWNKDKCINCFMCWLHCPDGSILVRDNKVSGINYDYCKGCGVCAAICPKSAIEMKPESLFEEGEKK; from the coding sequence ATGAGTCTTAAGGGTTGGAAGGAACTCCCGCCTGGGGGTGTAATACTTGAAGCGGGAAACAGCATTAAGTATAAAACTGGGACGTGGAGAAGTATAAGACCTGTATGGAATAAGGATAAATGCATAAATTGTTTTATGTGTTGGCTTCACTGTCCGGATGGCTCTATTCTTGTAAGGGACAATAAGGTAAGTGGTATAAATTATGATTATTGTAAAGGTTGTGGAGTCTGTGCTGCTATTTGTCCAAAAAGTGCTATAGAGATGAAACCGGAGTCACTTTTTGAGGAAGGTGAGAAGAAATGA
- the porA gene encoding pyruvate synthase subunit PorA has protein sequence MKKKIPLTGNAAFAEAMRQINPDVVAAYPITPQTEIMMTFAEFVADGLVDTELVTAESEHSAMSACVGASAAGARVMTATSAQGLALMHEVVYIASGLRLPIVMGVVNRALSAPINIHCDHADTMAERDSGWIQIYSETAQEVYDHTILAIRLAEREDVRLPVMVCQDGFITSHGVEPVEILDDEVVKKFIGEFKPWNPLLDTDNPKTYGALDLFDYYFEHKRQQFEAMKHVPKAYEEVAEELSKITGRKYPKVEGFYMDDAEYVIVVMSSTAGTTKHVVKELRAQGKKVGLLKIRLYRPFPKEEISRLLEGKKAVAVLDRAYSVGAEAPLFCEIKSALYDVKAKPVLASYIYGLGGRDTPPSLIRSVYEDLMNGNISKEEKYLGVRE, from the coding sequence ATGAAAAAGAAAATACCTTTGACTGGTAATGCAGCCTTTGCTGAGGCTATGAGACAAATTAACCCTGATGTGGTTGCTGCTTATCCCATAACTCCTCAGACGGAGATAATGATGACCTTTGCTGAATTTGTTGCCGACGGTCTTGTAGATACCGAGCTTGTCACTGCTGAGAGTGAGCACTCTGCTATGTCGGCTTGCGTTGGAGCCTCTGCTGCAGGTGCAAGGGTTATGACTGCTACATCTGCTCAGGGTTTGGCTTTGATGCACGAGGTAGTTTATATAGCATCTGGCTTAAGGCTACCGATTGTTATGGGTGTGGTTAATAGAGCTCTTTCTGCTCCTATAAACATACATTGTGATCATGCTGATACAATGGCGGAGAGGGATTCTGGTTGGATCCAGATCTATAGTGAAACAGCTCAAGAGGTTTACGATCATACCATCTTGGCTATAAGACTTGCAGAGCGTGAAGATGTTCGTTTACCTGTTATGGTTTGCCAAGACGGGTTTATAACCTCTCATGGAGTTGAACCTGTTGAGATATTAGATGATGAGGTGGTTAAGAAGTTTATAGGGGAGTTTAAGCCTTGGAATCCTTTACTTGATACTGATAATCCGAAGACTTATGGAGCTCTTGATCTTTTTGATTACTACTTTGAGCATAAACGTCAACAGTTTGAGGCAATGAAGCATGTTCCGAAGGCTTACGAGGAGGTAGCTGAAGAGCTATCTAAAATTACAGGTAGAAAATATCCTAAAGTTGAGGGGTTTTACATGGATGATGCTGAATATGTAATAGTTGTTATGTCTTCCACAGCTGGAACTACAAAGCATGTTGTTAAGGAATTAAGGGCTCAAGGTAAAAAGGTTGGTCTACTTAAGATAAGACTTTATCGTCCGTTCCCCAAAGAAGAAATATCTCGTCTTCTAGAAGGTAAGAAGGCTGTGGCTGTTTTAGATAGGGCTTACTCTGTAGGTGCAGAAGCTCCTCTCTTCTGTGAAATAAAGTCTGCACTTTATGATGTAAAGGCGAAACCTGTTTTAGCATCTTATATCTATGGTCTTGGAGGAAGAGATACTCCTCCATCTCTTATAAGAAGCGTTTATGAGGATTTGATGAATGGTAATATATCCAAGGAAGAGAAGTATCTCGGGGTTAGGGAATAA
- a CDS encoding globin-coupled sensor protein produces MIEEKKINFKKRFIDLKEEEEQALMEASSFFDKRVSELSEKLFSHLSRLGEKSHFKLKEDWREIINEYLKSLFKDPVDDAYLDKRSSLGEKIYNKGIAIEGFIGIYNPIIKAILETAFEVYREEKEKIILLIASIFKRINLDIQLIVEEYMNLIGKGIAEASEDLKNIVKTIYKIAGQTKLIALNAAIEAARAGTSGKTFTVVAQEISKLAASSAKAAEEADEMIRKHLESFVKGWE; encoded by the coding sequence ATGATTGAAGAAAAAAAGATTAATTTCAAAAAAAGGTTCATCGATCTTAAAGAGGAAGAAGAACAAGCATTAATGGAAGCAAGTAGCTTTTTTGATAAGAGAGTTTCAGAATTAAGCGAAAAGCTCTTTTCCCACCTATCTCGCCTAGGAGAAAAAAGCCATTTTAAGCTGAAAGAAGACTGGAGGGAAATAATAAATGAGTATCTTAAAAGTCTCTTTAAAGATCCTGTAGACGATGCTTACCTTGATAAGAGAAGCTCCCTTGGAGAAAAAATTTATAATAAGGGTATAGCAATAGAAGGCTTCATAGGCATTTATAACCCAATAATTAAAGCCATACTTGAAACAGCTTTTGAAGTATATAGAGAAGAAAAAGAAAAAATAATTCTCCTAATAGCTTCTATCTTTAAGAGAATTAACCTTGATATCCAATTAATCGTAGAAGAATATATGAATTTGATAGGCAAGGGAATAGCTGAAGCAAGCGAGGATCTTAAAAATATAGTTAAAACCATATATAAGATCGCAGGACAGACAAAGTTAATAGCCTTAAACGCAGCAATTGAGGCTGCTCGAGCAGGAACATCAGGAAAAACCTTCACCGTTGTTGCCCAGGAGATAAGTAAATTAGCAGCTTCCTCAGCAAAGGCAGCTGAAGAGGCTGACGAAATGATAAGAAAGCACTTAGAGAGCTTTGTTAAAGGTTGGGAGTAA
- the larA gene encoding nickel-dependent lactate racemase → MKKPFGLAFGNGFIEFDYELDNIIGILEPKEMPKHQSEEKPVIEALTKPINSAPLREIVKKGEKVCILFSDMTRLWVRHHVFMPFILKELKNAGVIDEDIFAICANGDHRDHTEEEFEKILGKEAYAFLKGRIYNHRARNKKEVVYLGKTSYGTPVEINRRLLEADKVILTGGIVHHFLYGFGGGKKSIMPGVSSRDSIMKNHGLALHPEPGKGLDPSVCSGVMRGNRVSEDALEVASFIKPAFLINTIVNPERKIAHVVAGDYVAAHEEGARLYNEYCSVEIEELAELTIISCGGYPEDINLYQTYKTLYNAEKATKEGGVIILLSECREGIGNEDFYQTLVNYRDSKEREMALRENYTIGGHMAFHMALIAEKFKVYLISNLPEDEVKKMGMEPVRSLRKGIEEAKSLLGPNPSTYIIPEGHKLLPVLRKN, encoded by the coding sequence ATGAAAAAACCTTTTGGCTTGGCATTTGGAAATGGTTTTATAGAGTTCGATTATGAGTTGGATAATATAATAGGGATCCTAGAGCCCAAGGAAATGCCAAAACATCAGAGCGAAGAAAAACCAGTTATAGAGGCCCTTACTAAACCTATAAACTCTGCTCCTTTAAGGGAAATAGTTAAGAAGGGAGAAAAGGTATGCATTCTCTTTAGCGATATGACGAGACTTTGGGTTAGACATCATGTTTTTATGCCGTTTATTTTGAAGGAACTTAAGAACGCTGGTGTTATAGATGAAGATATATTTGCTATTTGTGCTAATGGTGATCATCGGGATCATACTGAGGAAGAGTTTGAAAAAATTCTCGGGAAGGAAGCTTACGCATTTCTTAAAGGAAGAATATATAACCATCGTGCTCGAAACAAAAAGGAAGTTGTTTATCTTGGAAAGACAAGCTATGGAACTCCTGTGGAGATAAACAGGAGACTTCTTGAAGCTGACAAGGTCATTTTAACTGGTGGAATAGTTCATCACTTCTTATATGGTTTTGGTGGAGGGAAAAAATCGATAATGCCTGGTGTTTCCTCAAGGGACTCTATAATGAAAAATCACGGGCTTGCTCTTCATCCTGAACCTGGTAAAGGTCTTGATCCATCAGTTTGTTCAGGTGTAATGCGTGGTAACAGAGTAAGCGAAGATGCTCTTGAGGTAGCAAGCTTTATAAAGCCGGCTTTTCTTATTAACACTATTGTGAATCCAGAAAGAAAGATAGCTCATGTTGTTGCAGGAGATTATGTGGCTGCTCATGAGGAAGGCGCAAGACTCTATAATGAGTATTGTAGTGTTGAAATAGAAGAGCTTGCTGAACTTACGATAATCTCTTGTGGCGGTTATCCTGAAGATATAAATCTTTATCAAACTTATAAAACACTTTATAACGCAGAAAAAGCTACTAAAGAGGGAGGGGTCATAATACTTTTATCTGAATGTAGAGAGGGCATAGGTAATGAGGATTTTTATCAAACCCTTGTTAATTATCGAGATAGTAAGGAAAGAGAGATGGCTTTAAGAGAAAATTATACTATAGGTGGGCATATGGCTTTTCATATGGCGCTGATAGCGGAAAAGTTTAAGGTTTATCTTATCTCTAATTTGCCTGAAGATGAGGTTAAAAAAATGGGTATGGAACCGGTAAGAAGCTTGAGGAAAGGAATAGAGGAAGCTAAGAGTTTGCTTGGCCCTAACCCCTCTACTTATATTATTCCAGAAGGTCATAAATTGCTACCTGTTTTAAGAAAAAACTGA
- a CDS encoding 2-oxoacid:acceptor oxidoreductase family protein: MKVLERLIEVRWHGRGGQGAKTGAQILAEVFFEQGYHIQAFPEYGAERSGAPMKAFDRLSKVEILLHCQVENPDIVVVIDPTLLTAVNVAEGLKEDGVLLVNTTLTPADVKRKLGLKSQKVYVVDATKIALEEMKVNFPNTPILGALAKIIGEVPLRSFEEHFRSKFEGRLTPERVEANLRAMRRGYEEVQGE, encoded by the coding sequence GTGAAGGTCTTGGAGAGGCTCATTGAAGTACGTTGGCATGGTAGAGGAGGCCAAGGGGCTAAAACAGGGGCCCAGATTTTAGCTGAGGTGTTTTTTGAGCAGGGATATCACATTCAGGCCTTTCCTGAGTATGGCGCGGAGAGGTCGGGAGCTCCTATGAAAGCCTTTGATAGGTTAAGTAAGGTGGAAATTTTACTTCACTGTCAGGTAGAGAATCCTGATATTGTTGTGGTAATTGATCCTACATTGCTTACAGCTGTTAATGTAGCTGAGGGTTTAAAAGAAGACGGCGTACTGCTTGTAAATACCACATTGACTCCTGCTGATGTGAAGAGAAAATTAGGCTTGAAGTCTCAGAAAGTTTATGTTGTTGATGCTACTAAGATTGCTCTTGAGGAAATGAAAGTTAATTTCCCTAATACGCCGATACTTGGGGCTCTTGCTAAGATAATAGGGGAAGTTCCTCTTAGAAGCTTTGAGGAACATTTTAGAAGTAAGTTTGAGGGGAGACTTACTCCTGAGAGAGTGGAAGCGAATCTAAGGGCCATGCGCCGTGGCTATGAGGAGGTGCAGGGAGAATGA
- a CDS encoding PhzF family phenazine biosynthesis protein, whose protein sequence is MVKNFFIVDVFAENKYSGNQLAVFLDAENIPPEEMQLIAREMNYSETTFVSSQEKSGSYDVRIFTPECEVPFAGHPTLGTAFVVQQEIIKREVERVILNLKVGQIPVFFSGSGGEKVLWMRQRSPSFGERVEKSVMVDVLGLAVEDLDERFPIEEVSTGLPALIVPLKSLLALKRIRVNVDKYNSLVEKLNAKLILAFCPETRRPDTSLSVRVFAYYYGVPEDPATGSANGCLAAYLSKYKYFGSDEINIKVEQGYEVRRPSLLFLKTNRKEEEIEVLVGGKVILIGKGSFV, encoded by the coding sequence ATGGTTAAAAACTTTTTCATAGTTGATGTTTTTGCTGAAAATAAATACTCGGGGAATCAGCTTGCTGTTTTTCTTGATGCTGAGAATATACCTCCTGAGGAAATGCAACTTATAGCGAGGGAAATGAACTATTCTGAAACCACCTTTGTTTCTTCACAAGAGAAGAGTGGTAGTTATGATGTTAGAATTTTTACCCCAGAGTGTGAGGTTCCCTTTGCTGGTCATCCTACCTTAGGAACTGCGTTTGTGGTTCAACAGGAAATTATAAAGAGGGAGGTTGAAAGAGTAATCTTGAATCTAAAAGTTGGGCAAATACCTGTTTTCTTTTCAGGAAGTGGAGGTGAAAAAGTTTTGTGGATGAGGCAAAGATCTCCTTCTTTCGGTGAAAGAGTTGAAAAGAGTGTTATGGTAGATGTTTTAGGATTAGCTGTAGAAGATTTAGATGAGAGATTTCCTATAGAAGAGGTATCAACTGGTCTTCCTGCTCTAATAGTTCCATTGAAAAGCTTGCTTGCACTGAAGAGAATTAGAGTAAATGTGGATAAATATAATTCCTTAGTGGAAAAACTTAACGCGAAGCTTATTTTAGCTTTTTGTCCAGAAACAAGGAGACCAGATACTTCTTTAAGTGTCAGGGTTTTTGCCTATTATTATGGTGTTCCTGAGGATCCTGCGACAGGAAGTGCTAATGGATGTTTAGCGGCATATCTTTCTAAGTATAAGTATTTTGGAAGTGATGAAATCAATATCAAAGTTGAGCAGGGATACGAGGTTAGAAGGCCATCTCTTCTTTTCCTGAAAACTAATAGGAAAGAAGAAGAAATAGAAGTTTTAGTTGGTGGTAAGGTTATTTTGATTGGTAAGGGCAGTTTTGTATAA
- a CDS encoding histidine phosphatase family protein has protein sequence MKTTLIFVRHGECEGNRVGLFRGRIDFPLNKNGIKQAELLRDEIKKFKINAIYTSPLLRALKTAEIIGEPHNLTPIVEEGFNNISLSFWEGRVKTEIEKEYPREWKIWITVPEDLNIPGAEKVDDVKERAFSALLKILEKHERETIAIVTHRAVLKPLFAAMFEVKKPYFWKFHFDTASYSIVEYRRERGFTLVLLNETKHLIDFVVEEV, from the coding sequence GTGAAAACCACCCTTATTTTTGTGAGACATGGTGAGTGTGAGGGTAATAGAGTAGGTCTTTTTAGGGGAAGAATAGATTTTCCTTTAAACAAAAATGGAATAAAACAGGCTGAACTTCTAAGAGATGAGATAAAGAAATTTAAGATTAATGCGATTTATACGAGCCCTCTTCTAAGGGCATTAAAAACCGCAGAGATAATAGGAGAACCTCATAATTTAACTCCCATAGTGGAGGAAGGTTTTAATAACATCTCTCTTAGCTTTTGGGAGGGCAGGGTTAAAACGGAGATAGAAAAAGAGTATCCACGCGAATGGAAAATCTGGATTACAGTTCCAGAGGATCTGAATATTCCTGGGGCGGAGAAGGTAGATGACGTTAAAGAAAGAGCTTTTTCTGCCTTGTTAAAGATTCTTGAGAAGCATGAGAGGGAAACGATAGCTATTGTTACTCATAGGGCAGTTTTGAAACCTCTCTTTGCAGCTATGTTTGAGGTTAAGAAACCTTATTTCTGGAAGTTTCATTTTGACACGGCTTCTTATAGTATCGTTGAGTATAGAAGGGAAAGAGGTTTCACCTTGGTTTTACTTAATGAAACCAAACATTTGATAGATTTTGTTGTCGAAGAGGTTTAG
- a CDS encoding Na+/H+ antiporter subunit E — protein MGSYIAVTILSYLLYLVLTIGSGDIGLWSLGELVIGIPVAFVAGLAGGKVFGEYIPATLLNPYRWVLFLYYLFVPFFIAMAKANIDVAIRVFTGNINPGIVKIKTGLRKDMALTFLANSITLTPGTLSVDVDENENELYVHWIDVKNLEPEPQEICGDFPQWARRIIE, from the coding sequence GTGGGATCTTATATAGCCGTCACAATTTTATCTTATCTACTTTATCTGGTTCTAACGATTGGGAGTGGAGATATTGGTTTGTGGAGTTTGGGTGAACTCGTGATCGGTATCCCAGTTGCGTTTGTGGCTGGTTTGGCTGGAGGTAAGGTTTTTGGAGAATATATTCCTGCTACTCTTTTAAACCCTTATAGGTGGGTGCTCTTTTTGTACTATTTATTTGTCCCATTCTTTATAGCTATGGCTAAGGCTAATATAGATGTGGCAATTAGAGTTTTTACAGGCAATATAAATCCGGGTATAGTTAAGATCAAAACAGGGCTTAGAAAAGACATGGCTTTAACTTTTTTAGCTAATTCTATAACGTTAACACCTGGTACCTTAAGTGTAGATGTGGATGAGAATGAAAACGAACTTTATGTTCACTGGATCGACGTTAAAAATCTTGAACCAGAACCTCAAGAGATTTGTGGAGATTTTCCCCAATGGGCAAGGAGGATAATAGAATGA
- a CDS encoding electron transfer flavoprotein subunit alpha/FixB family protein has translation MNESGILREVWTLGEQREGEISSVSYELLNWGRELADKLGVKLSSVIIGCGLKDKVRELIYRGADKVYLVDHPLLERFKPDAYARVLEELVKEFNPEIFIASATTVGRTVMPILAARIRTGLTADCTGLDIEPETGLLLQTRPAIGGNVMATIKTPNHRPQMATVRPRSRKPLSRNTSRSGEIILKEYPESLYESKVRFVRFIKDNSLEAPIQEADVVVSGGKGLKGEKNFGMVRELARLLGGALGASRSAVDMGWVSYPHQVGLSGKTVSPRLYMAIGISGAVQHIAGMSSSETIVAINNDPEANIFKVCDFGIVGDLFEVVPLLIERLKSYKEGR, from the coding sequence ATGAACGAATCTGGAATACTTAGGGAGGTATGGACTCTTGGAGAGCAAAGGGAGGGCGAAATAAGCTCTGTTTCTTATGAGCTTTTAAATTGGGGTAGAGAGCTTGCAGACAAGCTTGGTGTTAAGCTTTCAAGTGTTATTATAGGTTGTGGGCTAAAGGATAAAGTAAGGGAGTTAATATATAGAGGGGCTGATAAAGTTTACCTTGTGGATCATCCTCTCCTTGAGCGTTTTAAGCCTGATGCTTATGCCCGTGTTCTTGAGGAACTGGTAAAAGAGTTTAACCCAGAGATATTTATTGCTTCGGCAACTACAGTTGGCAGGACTGTTATGCCTATACTTGCTGCAAGAATAAGGACTGGCCTTACAGCTGATTGTACTGGACTCGATATAGAACCTGAGACGGGGCTTCTTCTTCAAACGAGACCAGCTATTGGGGGTAATGTAATGGCTACTATTAAAACTCCCAATCATAGACCGCAAATGGCCACCGTTCGACCTAGATCGAGGAAACCACTGTCAAGGAATACATCTCGTTCTGGGGAAATTATATTAAAGGAGTATCCTGAAAGCCTTTATGAGTCTAAAGTAAGATTTGTTAGATTTATTAAAGATAATTCGTTGGAGGCTCCCATTCAGGAGGCTGATGTAGTTGTATCTGGTGGTAAAGGACTTAAAGGCGAGAAGAACTTTGGGATGGTTCGTGAGCTTGCTAGGCTCTTGGGAGGGGCTTTAGGAGCTTCGAGATCTGCTGTTGATATGGGATGGGTATCCTATCCTCATCAGGTAGGTTTAAGTGGGAAGACGGTTAGCCCAAGGCTTTATATGGCTATAGGGATCTCTGGTGCTGTTCAACATATTGCTGGTATGTCCTCCTCTGAGACGATCGTTGCTATAAATAATGATCCTGAGGCTAACATATTTAAGGTTTGTGATTTTGGAATAGTAGGAGACTTGTTTGAAGTGGTTCCTCTTTTAATAGAGAGGCTTAAAAGTTATAAGGAGGGAAGATAG
- a CDS encoding FAD-binding oxidoreductase produces MIEEFGKVTPSFVRELIRIVGERGVIYEDKDALEAYSHDESAFKYYARMPDVVVKPEKVEQISEIMKLANEEKIPVTPRGAGSGLSGGCIPLFGGIVLSLERMNRVIEVDKKNLVAVVEPGVVTNDLCRRVMEEGLYYAGYPMSVETSFIGGNVATNAGGSKVIKYGSTGHHVLGIEAVFPNGEVVIFGGKRRKDSSGYNFVKLLVGSEGTLAVFSKIYLNLIPLPGKTVDLLIPFKKVEDAVDSVPLILMESKELPSALEFIDKVSIELSAKYNNTSFPFQGEAEAFLIVQLEGKNRTELENIYEKVGKALLSKGAIDVFVADNRSASESIWKVRRTWLEALKAVDPYVSTGDVVLPTSSIPDMMSFLSEMSNEYKVKIPVAAHVADGNLHPAPLKPSHVSLEEWRYISEEILDKLALKAAELGGAVSGEHGIGLLKKRVLNETKRKEVELMKKMKRVFDPNNIMNPGKIF; encoded by the coding sequence ATGATTGAGGAATTTGGGAAGGTTACTCCCTCCTTTGTTAGGGAGTTGATAAGGATAGTTGGAGAAAGAGGGGTTATTTACGAAGATAAAGATGCTCTTGAGGCCTACTCTCATGATGAATCGGCTTTCAAATACTATGCTCGTATGCCTGATGTAGTTGTTAAACCTGAAAAGGTTGAGCAGATTTCAGAGATAATGAAATTGGCAAATGAGGAAAAGATACCTGTTACTCCAAGAGGCGCGGGAAGTGGACTTTCAGGAGGTTGCATCCCTCTATTTGGTGGAATAGTTCTTTCCTTGGAAAGGATGAATAGAGTTATAGAGGTGGATAAGAAGAACCTTGTTGCTGTGGTTGAACCAGGGGTTGTAACAAACGACTTGTGTAGGAGAGTTATGGAGGAGGGATTATATTATGCAGGTTATCCTATGAGCGTTGAGACAAGTTTTATAGGAGGAAATGTGGCGACAAATGCGGGAGGGAGTAAGGTAATAAAATATGGAAGTACGGGACACCATGTTTTAGGAATAGAAGCTGTATTTCCTAATGGGGAGGTTGTAATATTTGGAGGTAAAAGAAGAAAGGATTCAAGCGGTTATAACTTTGTGAAGCTGTTAGTAGGTTCTGAAGGGACCTTAGCGGTGTTTTCTAAAATTTACCTTAACTTGATACCATTACCGGGCAAAACGGTAGATTTATTGATTCCTTTTAAGAAGGTAGAGGATGCTGTAGATAGCGTGCCTTTGATCCTAATGGAAAGTAAAGAACTTCCATCAGCTTTAGAGTTTATAGATAAGGTTTCTATTGAGCTTAGTGCTAAGTATAACAACACGAGTTTTCCGTTTCAAGGCGAGGCTGAGGCTTTCTTAATAGTTCAGCTGGAAGGAAAAAATAGAACGGAATTGGAAAATATTTATGAAAAAGTGGGAAAAGCATTATTGTCTAAAGGAGCAATTGATGTTTTTGTAGCTGATAATAGAAGCGCCTCTGAAAGCATTTGGAAGGTTAGAAGAACATGGCTTGAGGCTCTTAAGGCAGTTGATCCTTATGTTTCCACAGGGGATGTGGTTCTTCCTACATCAAGTATTCCTGATATGATGTCCTTTTTGAGTGAGATGTCAAATGAGTATAAAGTTAAAATTCCAGTTGCAGCTCATGTAGCTGATGGTAACCTCCACCCAGCTCCTTTAAAACCATCGCATGTATCTTTGGAGGAATGGAGATATATCTCTGAGGAGATTCTTGATAAGTTAGCTTTAAAAGCAGCAGAGCTTGGTGGAGCTGTAAGCGGCGAGCATGGGATAGGTCTTCTTAAGAAAAGGGTCTTAAATGAAACCAAAAGAAAAGAAGTAGAATTGATGAAGAAGATGAAAAGAGTTTTTGATCCTAATAATATAATGAATCCTGGTAAGATATTTTAA